Proteins encoded together in one Synechococcus sp. A15-62 window:
- a CDS encoding Tat pathway signal protein — MPVFSLPCSSCGTPVEIPGRYGFKLKNAGVTNTLCTQCRQGAFVASRRDNISGQIALGTRPDQRRLIPFTAAVAALALLIGGVVWRSAVPTAQEVLPASESPSR; from the coding sequence ATGCCAGTTTTTTCTCTCCCTTGTTCCAGCTGCGGAACACCCGTTGAGATCCCGGGTCGTTACGGCTTCAAGTTGAAAAATGCCGGCGTCACCAACACGCTGTGCACCCAATGTCGCCAGGGTGCATTTGTGGCCTCACGACGCGACAACATCTCTGGTCAGATCGCTCTCGGAACCAGGCCTGATCAGCGTCGCTTGATTCCTTTCACCGCCGCTGTTGCGGCCTTGGCCCTGTTGATCGGTGGGGTCGTCTGGCGTTCTGCCGTGCCGACGGCTCAGGAGGTTTTGCCGGCGAGTGAATCCCCCTCCAGATAG
- the purS gene encoding phosphoribosylformylglycinamidine synthase subunit PurS translates to MPRFQARVLVRLRPSVLDPAGEAARGAAERLGVEGLSKLRIGKAVEMELEAPDEAEARRRLELLSDRLLANPVIEDWSLELEQS, encoded by the coding sequence GTGCCGCGTTTTCAAGCCCGCGTCCTCGTGCGTCTGCGCCCCTCTGTGCTCGATCCAGCCGGAGAAGCTGCGCGTGGTGCCGCTGAACGACTTGGGGTGGAAGGCCTCAGCAAACTGCGGATCGGTAAAGCCGTGGAAATGGAACTGGAGGCTCCAGACGAGGCCGAGGCCCGCCGCAGATTGGAACTTCTCAGTGATCGCCTGCTGGCCAACCCGGTGATCGAGGACTGGAGCCTGGAGCTGGAGCAGTCATGA
- a CDS encoding DUF938 domain-containing protein, protein MDQRLFFPATERNRGPIGDLLSQLLPASGAVLELASGSGEHAVCFQQRFPHLLWQASDPDPDHRASINAWIQHQGLSPVMPEALNLDVERQPWPLPQTVRGALKAVVCINLLHISPASCTDAVFKESAQLLPNGAPLIIYGPFMRNGAHTSASNAAFDQSLKERNDQWGLRELNQVIAVAAKAGFKTDDVVSMPANNLTLVFQRG, encoded by the coding sequence ATGGATCAACGGCTTTTTTTCCCGGCCACGGAACGCAATCGCGGCCCGATCGGAGACCTGCTGAGCCAGCTTTTGCCCGCCTCAGGAGCTGTGCTGGAACTGGCCAGCGGCAGTGGTGAGCATGCCGTCTGCTTCCAGCAACGTTTCCCCCATCTGCTCTGGCAGGCCAGCGATCCGGATCCAGACCATCGCGCCAGCATCAACGCCTGGATCCAGCACCAGGGTCTGAGCCCGGTGATGCCAGAAGCGCTCAACCTTGATGTTGAAAGGCAGCCCTGGCCCCTTCCCCAGACGGTCCGAGGGGCATTGAAGGCTGTGGTTTGCATCAACCTGCTGCACATCAGTCCAGCCAGCTGCACGGATGCCGTCTTCAAAGAATCCGCCCAGCTGCTGCCCAACGGCGCTCCCTTGATCATCTACGGCCCGTTCATGCGCAATGGGGCTCACACGAGTGCAAGCAATGCTGCCTTCGACCAATCCCTGAAGGAACGCAACGATCAGTGGGGATTGAGAGAACTGAACCAGGTGATAGCCGTTGCCGCCAAGGCAGGCTTCAAAACCGACGACGTGGTCTCCATGCCCGCCAACAATCTGACTCTGGTGTTTCAGCGCGGTTGA
- a CDS encoding metalloregulator ArsR/SmtB family transcription factor produces the protein MIQNTLNREQSRQLLKALADPIRLDVIHALAQGERCVCDLTGDLNLPQSKLSFHLRVLREAGLLTDRQSGRWIYYSLQPDALAALEAWLAELRRHCTQSAAPCPS, from the coding sequence GTGATCCAGAACACCCTCAATCGTGAGCAGTCGAGGCAGCTGCTGAAAGCACTGGCCGACCCGATCCGCCTCGACGTGATCCATGCACTGGCGCAGGGTGAACGCTGCGTCTGTGACCTCACCGGTGATCTCAACCTCCCCCAGTCGAAGCTCTCGTTTCATCTCAGGGTGCTTCGCGAGGCGGGGCTGCTGACGGATCGGCAGAGCGGCCGCTGGATTTACTACAGCCTCCAACCGGATGCCCTTGCAGCACTGGAGGCCTGGCTGGCCGAACTGCGCCGCCACTGCACGCAAAGCGCTGCCCCCTGCCCGAGCTGA
- a CDS encoding mechanosensitive ion channel family protein yields the protein MDLVDLLAKLLIGIAVTLFLSFLLRSVLPRLSKRSKTSFDDFLLNALADSVIPFGFVVILILTEKELGLPINAEKAYDVVLRIIGTIVLIRLVNRVGSRFLNGLTRRSGNEDLEQLLPNILPLLKALVWAIGSLVLLQSLGVKMTIIWGLLSAGGIGIGLALKEPAQELFAYLMILLDKPFTVGQFISVGSTSATVERIGVRSTLLRSLRGEQVVMSNSTLTSSTILNFAAMAQRRMIYSIGVTYDTSVEQMKAIPTMIQAIIDSKEHSTFNRCYFTEFADSSLNFELVYYIDTRDFTVALNEQQAINLEIMEAFAREGISFAFPSQTLYLEGDSLAGKTS from the coding sequence ATGGATCTTGTTGATTTGTTAGCGAAGCTGCTGATCGGCATCGCCGTCACTCTGTTCCTTTCATTCCTATTGCGGAGCGTTCTGCCTCGGCTTTCCAAACGAAGCAAAACCAGCTTCGATGATTTTTTACTCAATGCCCTGGCAGATTCAGTCATACCCTTTGGATTTGTTGTCATCCTGATTCTCACGGAAAAGGAACTCGGCCTACCCATCAATGCCGAAAAAGCCTACGACGTTGTTCTAAGAATTATTGGAACAATTGTGCTGATTAGGCTTGTGAACCGTGTGGGCTCACGTTTCCTGAACGGCCTCACCCGTCGTTCGGGCAATGAAGATCTTGAGCAGCTTCTTCCAAACATTCTTCCACTGCTCAAGGCCTTGGTGTGGGCCATTGGCAGCCTTGTATTGCTGCAAAGCCTCGGGGTCAAGATGACCATTATCTGGGGATTACTCAGTGCCGGTGGCATTGGTATCGGCCTAGCACTCAAAGAGCCGGCCCAGGAGTTGTTTGCCTATTTGATGATTCTGCTGGACAAGCCTTTCACCGTTGGGCAATTCATCTCAGTGGGATCCACCTCAGCAACGGTGGAACGCATCGGTGTTCGCTCCACCCTTCTGCGCAGCCTGCGGGGCGAACAAGTGGTGATGAGCAACTCAACCCTTACAAGCTCCACCATCCTTAATTTCGCCGCGATGGCGCAACGCCGGATGATCTATTCGATTGGCGTCACCTACGACACATCGGTCGAACAGATGAAGGCGATCCCGACGATGATTCAAGCCATTATCGATTCCAAGGAGCACAGCACATTTAACCGCTGCTACTTCACTGAATTCGCTGATTCAAGTTTGAACTTTGAACTGGTTTACTACATCGACACCCGCGATTTCACCGTCGCTCTGAACGAGCAGCAAGCGATCAACCTCGAAATCATGGAGGCCTTCGCCCGCGAAGGCATCAGCTTTGCCTTCCCGAGCCAGACGCTCTATCTGGAGGGGGATTCACTCGCCGGCAAAACCTCCTGA